In a genomic window of Epinephelus lanceolatus isolate andai-2023 chromosome 3, ASM4190304v1, whole genome shotgun sequence:
- the pou4f2 gene encoding POU domain, class 4, transcription factor 2: MMMMSLNSKQPFAMAHTSLPEPKYSLHSSSSTSNAPSSSCSSSRHSSTIISSSGSSSSEAMRRACLPTPPSNIFGGLDESLLARAEALAAVDIVSQTKSHHHPPHHSPFKPDATYHTMNTLPCTSSSSSSSSVPISHPSALAGHHHHHHHHHHHQPHQALEGDLLDHITPGLALGAMAGPDGSVVSTPAHPAHMAGMNHMHQAAINMAHAHGLPPHMGMSDVDADPRDLEAFAERFKQRRIKLGVTQADVGSALASLKIPGVGSLSQSTICRFESLTLSHNNMIALKPILQAWLEEAEKSHREKLNKPELFNGAEKKRKRTSIAAPEKRSLEAYFAIQPRPSSEKIAAIAEKLDLKKNVVRVWFCNQRQKQKRMKYSACV, translated from the exons atgatgatgatgtctcTGAACAGCAAGCAGCCTTTTGCCATGGCTCACACCAGCTTGCCCGAACCCAAGTACTCGTTGCATTCCTCATCCTCCACTTCCAATGCGCCCTCGTCCTCCTGCTCGTCCTCCCGACACAGCAGCaccatcatcagcagcagcggcagcagcagctcgGAGGCGATGCGCAGAGCCTGTCTCCCAACCCCACCG AGCAATATATTCGGAGGCTTGGATGAGAGTTTGTTGGCCCGGGCTGAAGCTCTAGCGGCGGTGGATATAGTCTCGCAGACCAAGAGCCACCACCACCCTCCACATCACAGTCCCTTCAAGCCGGACGCAACCTACCACACCATGAACACTCTCCCCTGCacctcgtcttcctcctcctcctcctcggtgCCTATTTCTCATCCGTCCGCCTTGGCTggccaccaccatcaccaccaccatcaccaccaccaccagcctcaCCAGGCACTGGAGGGGGACCTGCTGGACCACATCACCCCGGGACTGGCACTAGGAGCCATGGCAGGGCCGGATGGCTCGGTGGTTTCCACGCCTGCGCACCCTGCCCACATGGCGGGCATGAACCACATGCACCAGGCAGCCATCAACATGGCACATGCCCACGGGCTACCACCGCACATGGGCATGAGCGACGTGGACGCCGATCCAAGGGACTTGGAAGCCTTCGCAGAGAGGTTTAAGCAGAGACGGATCAAACTCGGGGTTACCCAGGCGGATGTAGGGTCAGCGTTAGCCAGCCTGAAGATTCCTGGGGTGGGCTCCCTCAGCCAAAGCACCATCTGCCGATTCGAGTCCCTCACGCTCTCTCACAACAACATGATTGCTTTGAAGCCCATCCTGCAAGCGTGGCTAGAAGAAGCCGAGAAATCACACAGGGAGAAACTTAATAAACCCGAGTTGTTCAACGGCGCGGAGAAAAAGAGGAAGCGCACGTCGATAGCCGCGCCAGAGAAGAGATCACTGGAGGCCTATTTTGCCATTCAGCCGCGTCCCTCCTCGGAGAAAATCGCTGCAATCGCAGAAAAGCTGGACCTCAAAAAGAACGTGGTGCGGGTCTGGTTTTGCAACCAGCGACAGAAACAGAAACGAATGAAATACTCTGCATGCGTCTAA